AAGTCGTTGACAAAGGTGTATTGCGCACCGTCCGGCAGGGTCAGTGTGATGTCGACCGGATAGCAAAGGCCAGTATTCGGCGCGGCGGCGGTGCCGGTCTTCGGTCCGGTATTGGCCCCCTGGGCCGCCAGACTGGGGTTGATGCGGGCCAAGGCCGCCGTGGGGCGCACAAAGCGGTTGACCATCGCCAAGCGCGCGGCCTTGCGCGGATCGACAGTCAGTGCACTGAGCAAGCTGCCGCCGTCGCAAATGGCCTGGGTGCTTGGCAGCAATTTGGGGTAATGCGAGGCCATGCGCCAGTGGGCACCGAACAGGGCCTGGGTCGACGGTGTGGCCGAGCGATAAATACGGGTCAAGCTCAGGCCGGCCAGCGAGGCGTCGACAAAGTCGGTCTCCTCCAGCACTTTCTCGCCGGTGGCGAGGATGACGGGTTTGCCGCTCTTGGGGGAGCTCTCGCAGTCATCGGCCGGCGCATTGCCCTTGCTGGGCGGTTGCGTCGCCGCGCCGGGACCATCAAGCCCGGCATCCGACGGCGCTTGAAACCCTGCAGCGGGCAGCACGGCATCGAGACTGGTGATCGGGGTTTTCCAACCCCACCAAGCAGCAGTCTTTCCAGTGACGATGACCCGTTCAAGAGATTGCCCCCCTGCTGCGGCGTCACCGGTGTTGGATTCGTTCCTATTCCGTACCTTGGGATCTTTCTGGGCCCAGGCTCCAGTCCAGGCGCATCCCAGTGCCAATGCCAAAACAAACCAGGGCAGCGCGCGCCCATAGCCGCCACCCCATCGATGCGTGCGATCTGCCATCTTGTTGTCTCCCTGTTGGGCGGCGACTGTCAGCGGCAAATCAAGCTGGCTCAATAGGGCATACCCGCCCCCGGCGGGACGCCGGCTGTGCGCTGAGGCACGCATTCGCCAGCCTGCCAACGAATCAATGCCTGAGGCCTTGCAGTTCGGTCAGCAGGCGATCGCAGGCGGTCTCGACCAGATCCAGCACCGTCTCAAAGCCTTGCGCGCCACCATAGTAGGGGTCGGGCACATCGGCGCTGCCGAGCAGCTTGCTCACACGGTGCTGCAGGTGAGGCGGGCAGATCGCCAGGGCACGTGCCTGGTTGGCCTCGTCCATCACCAGCACGCGCTCAAACTGCTCGAAGTCTTGGGGCGTGAGCGCACGCGCGCGCAGATCGCTCAAGTCATAGCCGCGGCGTGCGGCGTGTTCCTGGCTGCGTTCATCGGGGGGCTCCCCCACGTGATAGGCATGGGTCCCGGCCGAATCGACCAGGACGCGATCTCCCAGACCAGCCGCCGCCAACTTGGCGCGCATCACGCCATGCGCCGTGGGGCTGCGGCAGATGTTGCCCATGCAGACGAAGAGCAGCTTGGTCATCGGACGAAGAGTTGGATGTATGGCGCAAAGCTCATCAAGCGGCCGCCGTGGAACTGGCTTTGCCAGGCCACTGGCGGCGCCCCCCGGGGGGAGGCGCCGAAGGCGCTTCGGGGGGAGGGTCAAACCACCACCCCGGCTTCGGACTTGACTTCCTCCATCACCACATAGGTGCGGGTTTCGCGCACGCCGGGCAGGGTCCAGATGCCGCTGCCGATGAACTCGCGGTAGGCCGCCATATCGGCCACGCGGGTTTTGAGCAGGTAGTCGAAGCCGCCCGCCACCAGATGGCATTCCAGGATTTCGGGCCGGGCCTGGACGGCGGCTTTGAAGGTGTCCATCACGTCGTGCACGGTGCGGTCCAGCAGCACCTCCACGAACACCATCAGGGCGGCGCCGAGCTTGTCGGGGTTGAGTTGGGCGCGGTAGCCCAGGATGAAGCCCTCGCGCTGCAGGCGCTTGACGCGCTCGTGCACGCTGCTGGCGCTCAGGTGCACGGCCTCGGCCAGCTTCTGATGGGTGATGCGCGCGTCGTCCTGCAGCACGCGCAGGATGCGCAGGTCGATGCGGTCCAGGCCCTCGGGCGGATTGGCGTCCCAGTCCATGTCGAAATCCATTCGGTTGGAATGCGGATTCTCCGAAACATTTCCGGCGCTGCCCCGCCTACAGTGCCAGGATTCTCAGGAGAGTCCCGATGTCCGCCCTGCCCGCTTTGCCTGTTGTGCCCGAAATCCAGCGCCTGCCCGACCCCTATCGCGACGAGAACGCCCTTGTGGCCGCTCTGGTGGCGGAGCTGAGCGCCGTGCGCGCCGACTGGTCGCAGGTGATCGCACAGGCCGGCCCCTGGGTGGAGCAGGTGCGGCAGAACCCGGCGCCCTTCTGGGCCATGGAGAGCCTGCTGCGCGAATACCCCATCACCCGCCCCGAGGGCCTGGCCCTGATGCGCCTGGCCGAGGCCCTGCTGCGGGTGCCCGATGCCGAGACCGCCATTGCGCTCACGGCCGATCAGCTCGGCCGGGCTGATTTCGACAGCGCCGGCGACGGCCCGCACAAGATGCTCTCGTCCTTGAGCGCGGCGGCCATCAGCCTGAGCAAGAAGTTCCTGCCCGAGGAAGACGGCGGGGGCGGCGGCTTGCTCGGCCGCATGGGCAGCAAGACTGTGGTGGCCGCCACCGTGCGTGCCATCCAATTGCTGGGCCGGCAGTTCGTGCTCGGCCGCAACATCGATGAGGCCCAGGGCGAGGCCGCCAGCGCGCGCAAGAACATCCCCCAGCTGACCTTCAGCTACGACATGCTGGGCGAGGGCGCTCGCACCGAGCACGATGCCGAGCGCTACCTGGCCAGCTACCGCAACGCCATTGCGCGCATTGCGGCGCGCTTCCAGCATTTGCCCGGAGGCCGCGCGGCCAGCCCGATGCAGGCCGATGGCATCTCCATCAAGCTCAGCGCTCTGTTCACCCGCTACGAGGTGCTGCAGCGCGAGCGCGTGTTCGCCACCCTGGTGCCGCGCGTGCAAGGCCTGGTGGATGCGGCCGCCGCCGCCAACATGAACCTGACCATCGACGCCGAGGAGGTCGACCGCCTGGAGCTCAGTCTCGATGTGTTCGAGGCCCTGGCCCAGCACATCGCCGCCAAGCATCCGCAGTGGCAGGGCTTCGGTCTGGCAGTGCAGGCCTACCAGGGCCGTGCCCGTGCGGTGGTGGATGAGGTGGCGGCCTTGGCGCGCCGGTTGAACTTGCGCTTCATGGTGCGTCTGGTCAAGGGGGCTTACTGGGATGGCGAGATCAAGCGGGCCCAGGAACTGGGCCTGGCGGCCTACCCGGTGTTCACGCACAAGGCCCACACCGATGTGTCCTACCTGGCCTGCGCGCAGGCGCTGCTGGCGCACAAGGATGTGATCTACCCGCAGTTCGCCAGCCACAACGCCGGCACCATCGCCGCCATCCTGCGCATGGCGCGCGCGGCCGGTGCGGCCTTCGAGATGCAGCGCCTGCACGGCATGGGCGAGGGCATCTACCGCGAGGTGCTGAAGCAGCCTGACGTGCCCTGCCGCGTCTACGCCCCGGTGGGCGAGCACCGCGACCTGCTGGCCTATCTGGTGCGCCGCCTGCTGGAAAACGGCGCCAACTCCAGCTTTGTGCATCAATTGGCCGACCCGCAAGTGGCCGTGCCCGAGTTGCTGGGCTGCCCGCTGGAGGATGTGCGCCCCGCGCCCACCCAGCCCCTGCCCAGTCAGCTCTATCGCGCGGCCGGCGATCAGCGCCTGAACAGCACCGGCGCCGACCTGGCCGACCCCGCCCAGCGCGCGCCGCTGGCGGCGGCCGTGGCGGCCACCCAGGTTCAGGCCGTGCCCCTGGCCTCGCCCACCGATGTGCAGGACGCCGTGGTGCGCCTGCAGGGCGGCTTCAAGGCTTGGAGCGAGACCCCGGTGGCCCAGCGCGCGGCCGTGCTGCGCCGCGCAGCCGATGCGATGGACGCGCAACTCGCGCCCCTGTGCGGCCTGCTGGTGAAGGAGGCGCACAAGACCCTGGCCGACTGCGTGGCCGAGGTGCGCGAGGCGGTGGATTTCCTGCGCTATTACGCCGACGAGGCTGAGAGCGCGGGTGACGCCGCCATGCAGGGCCGTGGCGTGTTCGTCTGCATCTCGCCCTGGAACTTCCCGCTGGCCATCTTTGCCGGCCAGGTGGTGGCCGCCCTGGTGGCCGGCAACACCGTGGCCGCCAAGCCGGCCGAGCAAACCCCGGCCGTGGCGGCGGCCTGCGTGCGCCTGCTGCACGAGGCCGGCGTGCCAGAAGACGCGCTGGT
Above is a window of Inhella inkyongensis DNA encoding:
- a CDS encoding low molecular weight protein-tyrosine-phosphatase; this translates as MTKLLFVCMGNICRSPTAHGVMRAKLAAAGLGDRVLVDSAGTHAYHVGEPPDERSQEHAARRGYDLSDLRARALTPQDFEQFERVLVMDEANQARALAICPPHLQHRVSKLLGSADVPDPYYGGAQGFETVLDLVETACDRLLTELQGLRH
- a CDS encoding L-glutamate gamma-semialdehyde dehydrogenase, which produces MSALPALPVVPEIQRLPDPYRDENALVAALVAELSAVRADWSQVIAQAGPWVEQVRQNPAPFWAMESLLREYPITRPEGLALMRLAEALLRVPDAETAIALTADQLGRADFDSAGDGPHKMLSSLSAAAISLSKKFLPEEDGGGGGLLGRMGSKTVVAATVRAIQLLGRQFVLGRNIDEAQGEAASARKNIPQLTFSYDMLGEGARTEHDAERYLASYRNAIARIAARFQHLPGGRAASPMQADGISIKLSALFTRYEVLQRERVFATLVPRVQGLVDAAAAANMNLTIDAEEVDRLELSLDVFEALAQHIAAKHPQWQGFGLAVQAYQGRARAVVDEVAALARRLNLRFMVRLVKGAYWDGEIKRAQELGLAAYPVFTHKAHTDVSYLACAQALLAHKDVIYPQFASHNAGTIAAILRMARAAGAAFEMQRLHGMGEGIYREVLKQPDVPCRVYAPVGEHRDLLAYLVRRLLENGANSSFVHQLADPQVAVPELLGCPLEDVRPAPTQPLPSQLYRAAGDQRLNSTGADLADPAQRAPLAAAVAATQVQAVPLASPTDVQDAVVRLQGGFKAWSETPVAQRAAVLRRAADAMDAQLAPLCGLLVKEAHKTLADCVAEVREAVDFLRYYADEAESAGDAAMQGRGVFVCISPWNFPLAIFAGQVVAALVAGNTVAAKPAEQTPAVAAACVRLLHEAGVPEDALVLLNGAGETVGAALVAHPATAGVCFTGSTQVAKIIHKTLAQSGGDRVLIAETGGLNAMVVDSTALPEQVVDAVVQSAFRSAGQRCSALRLLCVHEAVADGVIEMIKGALAELRVGDPANLATDVGPLIDAEAFTGISAQVARLHREAQLIAEGRVQDGQVPNLLPPIAFEVRDMAELKTEIFGPVLHVLRWKGEPDAVIERINALGYGLTLGIQTRIDTRAERLADLAAIGNVYVNRNIIGAVVGVQPFGGEGLSGTGPKAGGPNYLWRFVRPQALPGRPAAASALPEALATRLRILQSVLPDQATLMAQAAPRLLTQALPGPTGERNELRLHPRGHVVGLVSAEAGAGWRAPLALALLAGNRVTLVGAPAALKPCCELRSQLQSQGAGEWLACQDHEPGQWTEWLSHAALDAAFVAGVGAAHQAALRSALAARAGAILPLVVESDALQAQQVIRFAAEQTLTVNTAAAGGNAALLAGLQ
- a CDS encoding Lrp/AsnC ligand binding domain-containing protein; its protein translation is MDFDMDWDANPPEGLDRIDLRILRVLQDDARITHQKLAEAVHLSASSVHERVKRLQREGFILGYRAQLNPDKLGAALMVFVEVLLDRTVHDVMDTFKAAVQARPEILECHLVAGGFDYLLKTRVADMAAYREFIGSGIWTLPGVRETRTYVVMEEVKSEAGVVV